The sequence below is a genomic window from Anaerocolumna chitinilytica.
AACCGCAATATGATTTTTTGAAACCTGAAGTTCTTTAAACAATTCATAGATATTCTTACTATCAGGAACCAGATAAGGCTTCGTTAAAATAGAACGAATATCAATGTTGTCCCTGCCCGCTTTGATAACTTCTTTCATATAATCCTTAAAATATAAGATACCAATAACATTGTCAATATCATCTTCATATACCGGAATACGGGAGTATTTTGTTTCCAGTAACTTATCAAAATAGCTTTCCGCAGGGTCCAGAATATTAACGGCAAAAACATTAACCTTCGGTGTCATGATTTCCTTGGCTATTTTATCATCGAATTCGATAATAGAATTAATCATTTCTCTTTCGTTCTCATTAAGCACACCATGTACTTGTCCTTCATCGATTAAGGACTTTATTTCCTCCCTGGATAAAACATCTTCTTGAATAGATGCTTTTGAACCGAATATTCTCATTACCAGATTAGTGGAAGCCGTAAGAAAACGGATGAAAGGAGAGGTTACTTTCGATATGGTATTAATGGGCTTTACAACAAACATACTAATTTCTTCGGTTTTTGTTAAAGCTATTCTTTTGGGAACTAATTCACCAAATACCAAAGTAAAATAGGATAAGATAATGGTCACTGCAAAAAAGGATATTTCATCACCATGTGGAACATGAAGCTTTAATAACCATTGTCCTAAGGTTCCGGATAAGCCGGTTGCTGCAGATGCACTGGAAAAGAAACCGGCTAAGGTAATTGCAACCTGTATAGTCGAGAGGAATTTCGTAGGTTCCTCCATAATTTTCTGAACCAGACCGGCTCTCTTGTTACCATTGTCGGCCAGCCGCTTAATTTTGTTTTTGTTGGATGATACCATTGCCATTTCGGCACATGAGAAAAATGCATTGATAAATGTTATAACGATTAGTATTAGTATCTGAATTAAAATACTATCCCCGTCAGGGTCAGAATCCATTGTAAATAATCCTCCTAAAAAAATTTTGTATCTATTATATCACAAAATTGAAAAAAGGTAAATAGGCCAGATGGGGTTATTGTAAAGTGCTGTATTTAGAGATAATAGTTGTAAACTTAAACAACAGGAATAAAACTATTAAATATACATATGCATGCAACAATATACACATTGTGTCATAAAAATACATGCACTTATAGTGACCATCTTTTGATAAAATCAAATTGTATTGATATTGAACTGCCAGTAATTACATCTTATTCGCATATTGTACTTTTGTATACAATTTTAAAATACGCCACAAAGCCAGTATTTATCCAGTGTTTCGAGATATCCTGTTAGGCTATGGTGAAAAAAGGCAGGTTGACAGTGGGAGTGAAATGGTTTATAATCGGTGGGAAAGTAGGCATTTTTTGTGGTAACATTTTAAAGTAAAAAATGTATACTTTTATGAATGAAAACTGGTGAAAATGACGGCAGGCAGAACAAAGTTTTACGAGTACAGCAGACAGTAAATAAAAAACGGATGCCCTTTGAATATGAAAGGGGTGTCGGTTTTTATAAGTGTCAACATTGATGTAAAATCTATTTGAAATAGATTAGAAGTCAGGGAGGCATATGGCTAGAAAGGATGATTAGGTGAACGAATTGTTACAGAAATTTAATTTTTCAGATGATGTAAAAGCAATAATTAGTGGTTGTAAGAGCGTAGTAGTACCTGCTACCAAAGAGGAATTACTGGCTCTTTCCTTTGGTCCAGAAGGTGGAAATGAATTCGAGGTCAGATACGACGTAGAAGGAAAAGGTTCTGTTCTGGAAGCAACAGTAACAAGATGCCGAAATGGTGTAATCGGTAACTATCCGGAAGACTATATGAGAAGAAGAGATCCGGATAGCCTTATTGTATCAGATGATAAGGAAACAGATAAACCTAGATATGAGGAGGTTTACCACAAGGATTTTAAAGAATTAAGAGACGCTACACTTAATTGGCTTAAGGGACAGGATTTAATGTTAATTCCCTTTATGTCCGGTGGCAAAGAGTACGGATATCCATCCATTTTAATTGCTCCGGCTAATGCAGGTTTTTTTGGTGCTGCTTTAGCTGATTTACAGGAATTTGTTAGTATAAATGATATGGAAGATGGATTTACCCCAAAAGCAATTGTTTATCTTGCTCCGCCGTTTCGTCATACTCATTTTAATGGTAAGCAAGTGGTTGTTCATAACAGACTTGATGATTTACATGAAGTATTTTCTTATAATCTCTATCCAGGTCCCAGTGCAAAAAAAGGTATTTATGGTGTATTGCTAAATATAGGTGAGAATGAAGGCTGGACTACATGCCACGCATCCACAGTAAAGGTAATTACTCCCTATGATAATGAAATTGTTATCATGCATGAAGGT
It includes:
- a CDS encoding hemolysin family protein; this translates as MDSDPDGDSILIQILILIVITFINAFFSCAEMAMVSSNKNKIKRLADNGNKRAGLVQKIMEEPTKFLSTIQVAITLAGFFSSASAATGLSGTLGQWLLKLHVPHGDEISFFAVTIILSYFTLVFGELVPKRIALTKTEEISMFVVKPINTISKVTSPFIRFLTASTNLVMRIFGSKASIQEDVLSREEIKSLIDEGQVHGVLNENEREMINSIIEFDDKIAKEIMTPKVNVFAVNILDPAESYFDKLLETKYSRIPVYEDDIDNVIGILYFKDYMKEVIKAGRDNIDIRSILTKPYLVPDSKNIYELFKELQVSKNHIAVLIDEYGGFSGIVTMEDLVEEVMGDIEDEYDTYIPKIKKLDNSTYLLDGLLTIDELNDELDLDISSENYDTISGFLIDTMGAIPSDDEDRTIEIDNLVFKILSVKQKRIDKIKLYIGTSA